The Maylandia zebra isolate NMK-2024a linkage group LG1, Mzebra_GT3a, whole genome shotgun sequence DNA segment AGGAACAAATTCTACCCAGAATCCTTCAGAGGAGTAAATATACTGAATACTTGTCCTGCAGGGATGTAAGCTCTGTAGATCCTGTAGTGTTCTAACTAGGCTACACTGTTTACTGTGTTCAGCTTTAGAATAATGTGCATGTGCTTATTTACACCCATCGCTGCagctttccttctttttcactTAATTCCCTGTCTCATACTTTTGTTTGGTACCTTTTTAATGAGGGAAGTTTATCCTAGTGTGgattgctgtttttatttttgcattgtttacAGCAGCTGTTTCTATGACAGCCTCACAAACTGAAGCTTCGGTGGTGCTGCTTATAGAACTGTTGCTGGCGCTCTTTGGCGCTCGTTTCCACCAGCTTGTCTCTCTTATTGGTCACTCtggttttttctttctccccttcatCCCCGGTGATGCTCCCCACGTCGCTGAGATTCCCGAGGTGCTCGATGGAGTCGTATTTCTCGAGGTCAGAAGCAATGGTCTGCAGGCTGAAGACTGAAAGGGAATCCGAGCCGGCtcgctccctctccctctcatgCTCCTTCTCCTTGTATCTCTCCAGCAGGTCGATGGATGCGTCCACTCCATCCCTTCCAATGGCGCCGCCACAGGCTCCGCCTTCAGACTGAACCTTGATGTCAGATTCTGCTCCGACAGGGGGGCTCCGCCCGACACAGATAGAAGGGCGTCCTCCCCCCTCGCCCGGGTCCCGCCCTCTCTGAGCATGGATCTGCTCGCTGATCTGCTCCAAGTTCCGCAGGGCGATGGAATAGCGGGTCTTCACTTTGGCTACTTGCTGCTCCAGCTGCAGCACTTTGGCCTTGTGCTCCTGGAGTCACACAAAGCAACTTTCATCATCAATTTCAACATTGATTTCATGCCAGTAGGAAAATAACCTCCCAGTAACCTCCAGTAAATCCATAAAATACTGAATATATTATAGAACTTTTGCCAAATCAGCAGATAAAGCTTTCTAAGTGCAGGAAACACTAAACAGAAGGTGTCTAAACAGAGGTCTCACTGGGCTCTTTGTGTTACCTCCAGTATGTGGTTGAACTGGGCCTTGAGCTCAAAGTAAGGTTTGGACTTGATGATGACTCTCTTGAGGGACTTCTGCAGCATCTGCACACGCGCCTCGGCCTCCTGACAGGCGTGCGTGACACGCATGTGCTCCCTCTCACTGCGCAGACGCTCTTCTTCGGCTTCGTTCACCTGCGAGAGACACAGGAGACGGACGGTATTATAACAGTAACAGGAAACGGCATTTCTCTTAATGCAAATATGACTGGTTTTATCATAAACTTTGCCTTGATCTTCATTCCCAACCATTTAGCTCACTGTTCATTCATTAgttcttattttcttaaaaaagtAAAGAACTGAAAAGGCTTCTTGTTTAGTTTGTAAATGCCTGTCCACAGAGTTTCAGGCACACTCTTTATTGTTGTCTTTTCTAAATTTCTGGAAACATTTTAATAGCACAATAAAGCACAATTCAAGACTTTGTACTTTCTGTGTCTGCGCTGCCAAATGAAATGACACTTgattatttgtttaaaaggcccTCACACAAACTCTAAGTAGTCAAATACATATTACACCAAAGCGTCAGGAAGTTATGGATTTTTAGGATATTCCTTTAGACACAAGCTACCAACCATCAAGACCAACTTCAAGGCCTGAACGACTTGGTAGACTtgagaaaaggagaagaaaaattaAGAACAAGACAAACGTTGGGCCTTGACATCGGTTACCTACAGGTACTCGGCTGATAACTGTCCACTTAGATTCCCTAGTTAGAGTAACATCGATCATTCACCTCTCTTTCAACATCAATGGGCCTCCACTAAGCTGACTCTGACACATTATGGTAGGTGTTTATTgccagagacattaaaaaaataaaaaataaaattctgcCACAGCAAAGATGATGGTAGATG contains these protein-coding regions:
- the LOC143419432 gene encoding SH3 domain-binding protein 5-like, which produces MEPGDLRESPAGSGESDVGEWRECIEEVKAAECDGKTQEMALRDTCEEGESDKQKSPGEQLHSPYEEELDPRIQEELEHLNEASAEINKLELQLDDARSGYRKILTESARKLNAQSSQLGSCIEKARPYYEARRLAKEAQQETQKAALSYERAVSMHTAAREMVYVAEQGLLADGKNTLDPTWQEMLNHATAKVNEAEEERLRSEREHMRVTHACQEAEARVQMLQKSLKRVIIKSKPYFELKAQFNHILEEHKAKVLQLEQQVAKVKTRYSIALRNLEQISEQIHAQRGRDPGEGGGRPSICVGRSPPVGAESDIKVQSEGGACGGAIGRDGVDASIDLLERYKEKEHERERERAGSDSLSVFSLQTIASDLEKYDSIEHLGNLSDVGSITGDEGEKEKTRVTNKRDKLVETSAKERQQQFYKQHHRSFSL